In Terriglobus aquaticus, the genomic window CGCGATCTCCTGCGGTGTGGTCGGGTGCTGCAGGTAAAAAAGCGATCCGCCGTTCGCGATGGCGCTGACAATCGCGCCCAACTGCATCGGCGTCATCTGCACCGATTCGCCGAACGAGCACATGCGGCCGACACCGCCCTGCGCCAGCGGCAACTCGTGATCCGGATACACGCCAAGCGTTTCACCGGGAATGTTGTAGCCCGCCAGTTCGCCCAGGCCGAACTCGTTCTCGTAGTGCTTCAGCTTTTCGAAGCCGATCTCGCGGCCCAGTACCTCGAAGTACGGGTTAACGCTCTTGGCCAACGCATAGGTCATGTTCACGCGGTAGTTGCCGCCCAGCGATACCGGCGTGTCGGCGTGGACAAGGCCCTCGCTCAGCGCGGCCAAAGCCACAGTCACCTTGATGGTGCTGCACGGCTCCGCACCCGGGCCCAGCGCCATCTTCTGGTTGACCATCGCCAGGATGCGGCCGTTGCTTGGATCGATCGCGAGCGCTGTCCCGTTGTAATTGCCCAGGGCTTCAATCAGCGAAGACCGAACCAGCGGATCTTCGCCAGCAGTCACATCGCCAAGGATCAGGTTGTCCACATTGTCGGTGAACGACGAGGCGGTGAAGCGCTCGCCATAGCGATGCGGAATACCCGTAATCCGGATGAGCCGACCGTGACGCCCCCGACGCGTGATGGTGACCACGTTGTTGCTGGACGCAACACGCCCGCGCGCACCGCGCCCAGCGTGAACCGGAGCCACATGGCCGCGGCTGTGCTGCAGGGCAGCCATGCGCCGGCTGGCGGACGCCTTCTCATGCACCGTCGCGGCGCCGTGGTGGGCAGGGCGCGCCACAACTCGGCTGTGCGCCGCGTGTGCCAATGACGGCGAAGCGGCGAGCAGCAACGACGCTGCGACTGGAAGACATTTCTCGAGGCGGGGCAGGGAAGGGAAACCAAACAGCTTCTTCAACAAAAACAGCTCCTGACCAGTTTGGACGGGCGGATGGGACCGCGGTTTCGCGCCAGCCAGGCTAGTGCGAACCGCGGCGCAGAAATGCGGGGATGTCCAGCTCGTCGTGCTCTGGCTGCTCCGGTTCGGATGCCGGGGCCAGGCCGCCAAAGGTGGGTACGCGAACGTCGGTGCGCAACTGCGGTTCGGCGTCAAACGCGGGCTCCGCGGGCGTCTGGTCTTCGCTCCTGCGGCGTCCACGATGGAAGAAGTCATCGTCGAAGACGGACGCCGGCACCGGCACCAGCTCCGGACCCTGCTGCGGCTGCGGCGCTTTCATCGCGCTCTGCATCGCGTCCGCGAAGCTGGCTGGCTGCTGCGGCGCTGTAGCCGGAGCGACCTCGTCCTGTTCGTCTTCATCGGCGCGGAAGGTTGGCGCAGGCACATACGTGGGCGCCGGTGCGGCATTGGCCGAATGAACCGCTGGCGGAGCCGGCATGATCGAGGGTGCGGGCGCGGCGGGAACGGCTGCGGGTGCAACCGGATCGGGCCGGTACACGGGCTCGGCAAAGGCCGGACGCTGCGGCTGCGTCACTATGGGCGGAGGCGTGAAGAAGCTTTCGCTGGATCCACGTCCGGTCGCCGGATAGCTCTGCTCCAGCATGCGCTCGCGGCGTTCGTTGTCGGCGCCACGGTCGCGGAAACCTGTGGCGATCACGGTGATCTTCACCTGGTCGCCCATGGTCTCGTCCTGCACCGCGCCAAAGATAATGTTGGCATCCTCGTGAGCCGCGTCCTGAATCAGGGTCGAGGCGGCGTTCACCT contains:
- a CDS encoding penicillin-binding transpeptidase domain-containing protein — protein: MARPAHHGAATVHEKASASRRMAALQHSRGHVAPVHAGRGARGRVASSNNVVTITRRGRHGRLIRITGIPHRYGERFTASSFTDNVDNLILGDVTAGEDPLVRSSLIEALGNYNGTALAIDPSNGRILAMVNQKMALGPGAEPCSTIKVTVALAALSEGLVHADTPVSLGGNYRVNMTYALAKSVNPYFEVLGREIGFEKLKHYENEFGLGELAGYNIPGETLGVYPDHELPLAQGGVGRMCSFGESVQMTPMQLGAIVSAIANGGSLFYLQHPTTPQEIASFQPRLKRTLNIQSAIPEMLPGMAGAVNARFGTARSLRANFTDFPVLGKTGTCSNNGTRYGWFAAYGEGPTGRIVTVFFLTGGRPTFGPKAAELTGIFYRALSNRAYFGQHPVVPIVPAKTDDDDADGADSATSSPTQSK